The Falco rusticolus isolate bFalRus1 chromosome 4, bFalRus1.pri, whole genome shotgun sequence genome includes the window ACTGAAGTTTCAAGGCTAAATTTGAAATGCTGAATGTGATGCAGGCAGAGGCAGATAACAAAATCATGTAAAGATTTTGTTAACTAGGATAAAATACTCTCAGGAATATTCAAAGCTTAGTGACTCAATTTGGTAAATCTTACCAGTTTTGTAGATTAAAGTTTTACTATGCAACATCTTGGaatttgtttagaaaacaagAGTATTAGACAAATGGTCATAAAGTCAAACTAAGATTTCTACAGGTGACTACTTTGTGAAGTTACCACATTTACATTTAAGGGTAACTTTATTGCTGCTGTCTCGTGATGCAGCTGTAAGCTCTACTGAACCCAAACCCATACTGACTAAGTGCAAATCAGTAAAGGTGCATCTGCACTGTTAGCAGAACATCAGATTCCAAGACAAtttaattttccaaaacaaggATCATTTGTATAATTAGTTGAAAGTACTGGTTTGTAAATGAATTggtcaatatttttttttctatacatcTATGTTACAATTAATCTATactacagggtttttttcttcctatttggGGGTGAGGGTGGTGATTTCTGGCTTCAAATTCAAACAACACTGATCACAAATTCTTCAAGGAAAAAGTGCACGTTTTAGGCTATAGAATTGTTACATCTGACTAGTGCTGTTTGggttaaaaaatacatttttctgttgtagaGCTGAAGAATGTGGCAATctcttaacatttttcagaagcttttcaTCTTATGCTGAGTGGTATGAACATCGTAGATGCACCTTCCGACATTTCAAGGTAGTGTCTGTCAAGCCTTTATGTATCGATACTGTGTTTAGTTCTTTAAGTAGTTTGTGAAGACAGAGCAATGGAGGTGGAATTAGCGCTCTTTAGCAGAGTATGGGAATCATAATTTTGTATGTTGTGGAGAAGAGAATATTAGTTAAAGATTTTTGTGCTGTGTTCAAGTGGTAATgcctttgtcttgttttttaCTATGCTATTTCTGTGTTACTTGTACGTGGGGGCCAATAAGAATATCTGTGCCTTTCTGTGGGGGTATAAGAGTTTTTCATTGGTATTATGTCTAATTCTGGAcaaaaaacaggcaaaagaagaagttaaaagaaaattaaatttgtagTCTTTGGGATTTAAATGTTAGTTCTGAAGGACTGAATCTGTCTCCAAAAATGTGGTAACATGCGTTTGGATGACAGcactttcagttctgtttcacTTGATTAGGAAATAAATTGTTCTGCACTTTTAGCTAGAACATAGTATTTGAACTTGGttttaaattactattatttggtttgtttgctttgtctttGTACTGATTTAAAGATAAAGAGCTAATCCTTGGAGTAAAAATACTGCAGTCTTATGGACAGAACATCTTATACGAAGCTTAATATTAGAGGAGGATGTTTAGCTGCTTAATTGTGTGTGAATTTTAGTTCAGTTTTATTAAGCTCAAGCATTTACTGTCATTAAACTCAGCACTATCGTTACTTTGCAGCTGTAGCATGAAGTGGGTACTGGttcatttcccattttttgAATCTTTTAGGCCTTTCAAATTTCTGTGCTAAATTAATCAATTTCTATTATCAAATTAAccagattaaagaaaaaaatactaatttctcataatattaaaaaaaaaaatcctatccTCAGCTGAGTAATAAACTGATGTTGTCTAATCCTACTGGTTGTTGTTTAAGGACTTTTCTTTACTTCCTCCATAGAGAAGGCAGAGCACCAAGTGCTTTATAGCTTTGTGATATTgggttttttgattgttttttttcccagcttcacTTGGTGCTTTCTGATCCTTAGATAAGCCTTATGATAGAAGCCACTGTGGTTTCTGGGACAGTGATTCAATGAACTGTTGTAACtattaccattttaaaattcagtacaaaaatgaaaaaaatagacagGAGATAGGTCTGGAGATTAATTTGAAATTGTCttaagcagttttaaaaagtgtttgtgCAGACATTGAGTGTGAACAATGAAGGGATACATTCATTGCTAGAAGATGTGTGAAGATAAATTAACCGAAGATATATTACAAGTTAGTCAATATTGCACATATTCTTTCtaaaggtggtttttttttcatggacaAAGATGCTATTGAGAAAGGCAAACCAATCTGGGAGAGTATTTATCAAGTATGATTGTCTGGGCTTATGATGAGTTTTTAGGCCACCTTATTTCTGCTAGCATTCGTAAtgatttcatttagaaatggaAGGCTTTCTGAGGTAAGAGTATTAACAGAGGTTCAAAGATCAAATCTAACAGTTCAAATAACCAGATTGCTAACGAGAATGTGTATTTGTAACTTAAGATTCCATAGTAATGTGTGTGAAAGTGACTAGAATAATGCTTTTAACATGTGCAGCAAAACAACTGAAGAGTCTTACCCTGTAAGAGTCTGtaatctttctgtattttttttcctacctgcTTGCTGGACTTCAAGTATGTAGGCAGGGAACTGTGCACGGTATTTGAGAGAAGACTACTTGGGGTGGAGTTTTGGATTTATagcttttctattttgttacttaaaagaaaattacccAGGCTGTTAAGCGCTTCTAATGGTTTTCTCACACTGTAGtgtgaaaacaggaaaagtagattattttttcttttttgttagttttggtACTTGAGAAGAAGAGAACAATGTGGAAATGATTGAGTACTTCAAATAATAATGAACATCTGAGATGAATGACAATTTTGAGTTTTAAGCATGGTTGGACAGCACTGTATTTCTAAAAAGCTGACTGTCAACATATAGCAGTTTTGTAGAGAGAGTTTTCCCAGTTAGCAAGAGCAGTGGTGGATTGGATAACTCAGATTATGCAAAAAAGCAATTGAAAATATTCATTGAATTGACTGTAAGCAGGCTTTCCTAGAAAGCAGGGGCAGATTTAGGTTGGTGTGAGCAGAGCTATGTTCAGGTGTAAGCATTTTGTGCTCTACATTGTATACTCCCTGATATTGTGGTTTagtggttgtgtttttttactgaaatgttaGTATACAACTTGTGGGCTTCACACACTCTCAAGGACTGAGCACACCATTAttgtcctctgctgctgctcctcctcctctgttctactaaaaaaatctgcaaagtgGTACTTTAAATAGATTTTGAAGAGGTGAGTGAAGTGTCTCAAGTCTTTTGTATGACATTACTTGTATGGCAGGTCTTGCTGTATTGCCACAATAAATATTATGTCTGCAAAATGAATTTACATCTGCAAATAACTTTCTGATCTGGATGTTCTCTTAGTTTGCGATGAGGCTGAACAGCTGAGCCATGTTTGACATTGCTGGAAAGCAGATTGTTGAATCTGGTTTtgataaacacaaaaaaaaatttcaagttttattggaaatacagaacagaaatgagtgacagaaaaaaaacccagaatggTGTACATTCAGCTTGTTATTAGTACTGTTCACacaaacagaaggcaaaaaatcCCACATACTGGAGCCCTTAATGTTTTGATGAGTTAACTTGCTATGAATGGGGAAAGTAAATTAAAACCTATCAGATAATTTGTTGCCTTCATGAGGCATTCAGAGGGTACCAGTTGTCTACTTCGGTTTGCTCATCAAAATATTAAGAGCATTAATTAGTGTTACTGTTGatactttttcaaaaatatatacaacattttaatgtaaaattagtAATGTAGTAGTGGTTAGGTCTTAGAATGtttacatgtgtgtatatattacATAAATGTGCATATATTTGTGTATACACATACAATTGCTTTCATAGGAAGAGTTTTGGTGATATTTACTGATCCTATTAATACTAGAAGGAGCTGTATTTAGTCATAACACTTTGTGATGAGAATAAGATCAGAGACCACTGCTTATGTAACATTACTACACATCTAGCTGTGTTTTCTCCATCTTAGGCATTTATCAAAAGAGGAATGGGAGACTTggtgatttttatattttcctggTATAAATTTGGCTTGAAGTGGGAATGTACTTCTAAAtgctttgggcttttttttttttaccatttggTAAAAATCTGGAAACATCAAAATTTTATGACTgacatgggaaaataaaaaccaagaaTTATTCTCACTGTCAGACTTGGTTCTGTTCTCAGttgtatgaaaaaaatggaatttcttactttttataGCAAATAACTTAAAATATCAGGTATTGCTATGTCTGTCTTGGGTAATGGAGtcaggacaaaaatatttttgtcctgcATTTTATAATTGCATGTTCTTTCCAGAAAGATGAGCCCACAGTTGATGCTTGACAGTTACTTAAAAAGTGACTGAAACTCACTTAGGTCTCAACACACTGTGGCAGAGCATCAGTATGTTCAGAATGAAGTGTGCCCTTAATTCCCCATAGCACAAGCACTAACAAATCAAGGCTTAGCTAAATAAGATAAAACTAATACAAAATATCTTGTAAAATCAGTATTCTAGATGTAGTGATACATTATCATGCATTTGATGCTTAATTATTTCTACAAATTAGGAACCTATACTAGTTTCAAAATTAGTACAAAGTTGACCTGGTAGTAGTAACTAGCACACCTTTGGCATTCATTTATCTGAAGAGTTTACACCTGTGGTAGGTATTTGAGGGGAGAAACTGAAACTGAATGTCAGAAATGTGTAGGTAGGTAACTAAAAACATCATGCCTTGTATTAGTTATGTGTAGTTTTAGGTGAACTGACTGTTGAGGCCTGCACACATTGATTTGTGGTTTTAATATGCTGCGTGGTTTAAGGCAGTTGAGTGAAATGATGCTTGAAGTTAATGCTATTTTTAGGTTAATAATagaattaactttttaatttaaagatcTGATTTGATTTTTCCCTAATGAGCGGAAGTGTTGTTGTACAAGAgtagttctgtttctttgcacTGATACCGAGCTGAAATCTTAATTATTTATGGGTAAACACATTAATTCAGCTTTGCTGTTAATTGTCATATTTCGTTGTCAAGAAAAAGCACTGGAATGAAGCTTGATCTACATCATCTGTTAATAATGAAGATACTTGGAGTCATACTATGCTGTACTTTCACCATtgtattaaaaatcagaagctgGTCTTGCAAAAATGACTGTTTTGAGTACAGCTGAgcaaaaattatatatttcaattaaaaatacctttgtgtaataataaaatgcatctgtaatatatatatacacacacactcttaaattattttgaaagctaGAAGGATATTTAACACTTTAGAAAAGTTCCACTTGCTATGTTACTTGGTACACTGAGCCTAAATAGGAATTACTCTCATTTTCCACAGACCAAGTTTTTAAGGAAGCTTTAATGAAGTTTAGCTTTGAGAAGTTCTGTTTCTAAACATAACTTTCTTTTGTGTGCAACTTCATTCAATATAATTTTGAAGGTCAGCTGAAgaagtttgttttcagattaaaaaagtgaaattggaattaagatttgtttttcctctgtagcTTGCTCAATGTTTCATGCTAATCTGAAAGTAAAATGTAGTGATTGTTCTGAGTACTGGTAAAAAATACGAACAAGCAGTTACTTGTGTGATTATACCTGTGCATAAAGAATATGTGGTGAAACAGTTGAGAGgatatgtgtgtgcatatatgtatttttacacttTCATTAACAGAAAAGATTCTGAAAGCATGGGTGACATTGTAACTACTAAAGAAAGTGAACATTTTGAAGTAGTTATTTTGGAGGAGAACCACatttcaacacagaaaagatTCTGGGTATACAGGGAAATGGCATTAGTAAGGGAGAGGATATAAATgtgtaaacaggaaaaagaatgatCTTTTGTTACCATGTTTAAGTTCTAGCATGTATAATTACATAAGTAGTAGCTAGTAGTATGTTCCTACAGGCAGTGTTCTCAAGCAGGAAAAAGCATTCACATGCTTTGCCAAGAGGATCGGATTGCCTTCCATCCTTATCTCATCCATACTTGTGCGGATGTAACGTGTGTTATTAGATTTGCAGAATGTGTCATCAGTGATTGTAGTAATATTGTtgtactgcaaaacaaaacaattttttataaataaccacacacacacatctatgCACACCCCCATAAATCTTgaagaattttcaaattttaattgtGTTCCTCTTACCCTCCCATTTTATTGCCATTGGAATATATCTGTGTGTACTTTAGATACGTAAGAATCAAGTCTTTTCAAACCAATCAATGAGCTGATAAAACAATTTGaggttgttgttgtttgaaaTGTATTGTAGATAAAAGATTAtagataaaaaaattattttaccatTCTTTATCCTTGGTGTAAAGAAACTGTTGAGAAATTCTTGCATGGTAATTACCTAACAAACAACTTCTGAACTTCTGTATGGTTGTGGCCATACAGATTAGAAGTAAGTTGTTGTATTTGGAGGAGCATTAGACAACTGTAGCACAACTGCAGTGTGAACTGTTTCAAAAGACTGAATTTGGTTTGAAGTATGTAACTAATGAGGCTTCTTGTAATAGCATGTTAAGGGAATACTTCAAAAATACCTGAAGGTGAAGAATACGCAGACTTTCTGGTAAGTTAAGGGGAACAGATTCCAGTGCGTTATGTCCTAAGTAGAGATAAGCCAAATTTGTCAGCCTctaatagaaagaaaaagagattattAATGCTAATACTACTTGAGGTTAAATAACTTGTGCCTGTTACAAAACATCGGTACTTTTTCTAATCACATGGAAAGCCTGTAAAGTGAtctaaaatgaaacattcttttGCTATGAATTTTGATTTCTATTGTATCAAGAAACCCATAGAACaagctttctgtgttttgggaaTGTCAGTGTCAGCTTATCGGTTATAAAACTTGAGACCACTATAAAGCTATATACTTGGGTTTTAGTGTTTATGTGGTCCTCAGAACTGTATTTGAGCCATCAGTTTTTAAACTGAGTTTTTCTTTATGTGtaagagagaaaggaaatagGTAAGATATTTGTATATGAACGACATGAGAGAGTGAGTGTGCAAAGTAGTTACTCgaaagtgctttgaaaacaagacaaaaactGGAAAGCTTCTTCATTGTAGTTTGTttcttatttacaaaaatacagaaaaattcatTTGGTGGTATACTAGATAGTCTGGTTActaaatttatttactttggtTACCTAAACTATTGTATTTAACTTACCTTGAAAGCATTTGCTTTGATTCCTCTGCTCTtgattctgttttggtttgcaTTAAATGTTGTTAGTTTGGGAGGTAGAACAGGAAGTTTTAGAAGTCTATTTTCAGCAAGAGACAATTCTTCCAATAACAGAAGCTTTGAAAAGGCGCCATCTTCTATTTCTTCTATcctgtttccactgaaatcaattcGTCTCAAGGTAGCTTtacacaaaagaaatgaaaatttgaaTATTGAATGTATAATTACATGGCAGGTGAAATGTGTGTGGTTGTATATGTTAGATGTTACGCTGTTGACTGCACCATCCAAATTGAGATCTACAAATGTAAATGGTATTAAAACATGACTAATAATCCACATCTGCATTTCCTCATGGtcttaaattagaaaaatactctggacccttccttttttcttaaagacagCATGATTCCAGATATTCATAGAGTTTGTCATCTTGTAGGGTGAGATAGCTGGGAGAGAGATGTCTGTGGagcttttgaaggaaaaataatacttgGTCATTGAAGACTGGCTGGGATGCAGagtcaaattttatttttagcaatcTGCTCTTTCTCTGATTGTGTGGGAATATTAAGATGCATGCATGGGCCAAAATGGGTTTCCATATTGCCTTCATGTTTCCTGTACTAATGTAAGCTTTAAGTGATACACATACTGAAATCTAGcaaagtataaaatatttctcattttggtAATCTCTGCATACTACTAAGGGACAACAACTTCAAATGTAATATCAAGTAACcagaaatttaaatttgaaCATTACTTACTAATATCAGCAAAATCTGAGACTGctatcctttttattttgttaaatcGTGCATAAAGATAGGCTGTTTCCTTTGGCAGTGGGGGTACAGCTTCGATGTCTATTTCCTCGCAGTACACTGATCCGcttaaacacacacagagcagacaAGTAGGtaaatctgaaagcaaattattttgagtAGACAGTTAAAAGTTATTCAACTAACTTAAGCTTTGAATATTCAAAATAGAATTTTCTCTAGTATCTTTTAAGATTTCCCAtcagattttcttaaaaaattctATTCACTTCAAGTTctgaaaaaatgtaatattctgaagttttttgagttttgtattcattttatCATGCCTAATTTCCCTATGTATTGCTCTGTTCTTATCTGAGCAGGTCTTGAAAATGATCTGAATACAATTTCATTGTTTAGTTGGCTTAGAGTATTGTGACTATGACAACTACAACTCTGACCATGTTAAATGTCATCTTATGAGCCattcttttgaaatgcaaaatccaTGCAGGAGAAACATCTGGCAGTGCACATGTTTGATACTGTAATTGCATTGGAGCATTTCTGGCAGGGTTGCATATCATCTGTGTTACTCCTAGCTGCTATTTTGTCTAAtctaataaagaaaattttttataaaaactcCATCAATTACGATTATATAATTACTTTaggcaatctgttccagttttttactgagggtttttttctctctcattttaaaTAGCGAAAGAAACTCTGTATCTTCTTTTAATGTAGTTTAAGCCCCTCATGGCTTGTCCTGTTACTCATAGACATTAGTAAAGTATTAgtcatttctgctttgctttaatCTTGTGtgacagaaacactgaaatacatatAATGAACGTGGCTTTGAATCAAGTTTAGTCACTGCTGCTATCTgatctgctgtgttttctgtgttgtgagATTTTTGGGTGGCTTCCAGACTGGTCTGTCTGTAGTGTGGAGGGTGTTGTCATACTGTTAGGTGGGTTGTTACCACTACGAAGCAAAATAGGATCTTCTGCATCCAGTGAAGAGTTACAGAAGCAGCCAGTCAATACCGGGAAGCTGACCCAGTATGTGTAGtagagtaattattttttttttcttacagaagtaCTGCAGAGATGGGAATTGAGTGTTTGAGCTTTAGCTTTGTGAGTATAACCATTTGTTAGACTTCAGAGTTCTGCcacatttgccttttttgaTTTAGTGTCTTGTTTGTCATATGCTAGAGGgtaggaaatggaaaattactgtGAAAACTATGTTGTCACTATTTAAAAGGCAACATTTTTTATGCTTGTCTGCGACTAAAAGCTCTGGTGTTCTTACGGATTTGTTCCGCTTTTGATGAGGGCTTGTTGACAGATCCGATTTGGCAAAAACTAACCTTGATTCAAACTTTGGTAGAGATTGACACTCCAGTGGTCCTGCTGAATCATCAGTTATCTCTGGAACTTTGTCACAGACACACTCAGAATGTGTGTGTCTTTCTTTCAGTGCCCTGTTTGGCAGACAAAAACTTTGTTCCCATCATGTTTAGAAATCATTGTGGCTTGTTAGGAGAAGCCTGTATGACGTACCTCAGATCCTGTAGGAAACCTGGGCTAGTGAGAGTGAGGAATGTTCCTGATGTATTTTAACTATTGACCTGCATGATCATCGGATGTAAACTGTGAGAATAGCCAGTTATTCGAAGAAATCAATTTAGATAATTTAAGCACACCATATTTCATCATGACTTGGTTAAAATGTAGACCTTCTTGGggtgtgtgttttatttttcttggttgtCTTGTCTGACATTTTTAACTTGGGTACATCTCTACAGCAGATATGACTGGGTAAGTCTGTAGTGATTCTGATAAGCTGTGCTCTGTGTATTTGGATTCTGCCTGATGttgctttaaattttttcaGCCTGCTCCATCAGAAGTTAGAAGACTTTCCACAGGAGATATGAAAGATATTAAGAAGTGAAAAGATTAATTCTATATCCCTTGTCATCCTTTGTATCTtaaattttcatattaaaataagtTCTTTTGGAGAGTTTAAATGTTACAGTGTTCATATCAATTAACTTACTTGTATCCTTTGTTGGTGGTACATTGCGTTCGCTGTCATCCCCTTGCAGGCTTAGGGCAGTGTCAAGAGAAACATTTGTTCCATCCTTTGTGTGagagcaaattttattttaaaaaacaaacagcaaacaaaaaaccacaggGTATTGCAAGGATCTGAAATAGCATGTCTCTTAAAAATGATTTCtatgacatttaatttttaaaatacttttagaTGTGGGATGAGTAATTTGACATATTATCCCTTTTGTACATAAGCTATTACCTTAAAGGCAAAAAGGGAAGGTGGTGCTGCTAGTGTTCTTTAGAAAAGTAAAGTTCTTTATGAGAGAGCAGCAgacataaaaatagaaaatatagaCTATGTGGTGGGGAAGGAGTATGGGAGTGATGGGTGTCCACAAAAACCTGGagttctgaaaacagaagattttGCGCATCATGCAAAATTTGATAGGGTTCTTGTGGATATaggttgtatttttttgttttactgaaataagctctgtaaaataacatttccttGCATTTAAAGTTGAGATAGGCATTACATCTTTTCAGTTGCAGGACAACTTAGTTTGTAAACATATTCCTTTCAGGTATTGGATGAAATTTAGCAATTCATTTCCATTATTTAAGTATATTAAGTATTTAAGTCTGGTTTAGGAGGTGGGCTGCTAACAGGAAGGACCTTTTGTGATGTAGAAAGTTGTAGTCAGGTTTTCATTGAATACTGTTGGAATTTCAGATAATTACACACTATTTCTAGCATTATACATCCAGTGAGTTATACTGTGATCTGTATGCCTTCAAATTAAGGAGGGGGGTTAGGTTGACTGTGGCAGTTGTTCTTGGCTAGCATaattaattgtctttttttgaTGGGGAATATCTGTAGGATAGAGTGAGACCTTATGTTTTTTGGTCTGTGTGGCTATTGAAAACACACGGAGAAAAGTACAGTGTCGGGtgtggaaaatactttttctttaaatgtgcCTAAGGATCAGGCCTTGGCAGGAGTTCAGTCCTCTATTGAAGAGAGCTTCTTATACACTCTGAGTGCTCACAAGAGaaatggtggtttttttaattatttttttttaattccccttCAGATATGTATCACACAGATAGGTCATCTACAAGAGCAGTGTGAATATAACACTATTGATACtgactttgttttatttaatatttagttGCTTATACTTTTCTGTGGGAATTTTTGTATTCTGCAAAATAAACCCCTCAAATTTTACCAAGCTGAGAAACAAATATCTTGGCCAGCCTCTGTCATTTTGACCCCTTTTTAGCCTGTGGATCATCCATTCCTTGGCTTTTCCCTGCATCTGTCTGTCTAGACTATGgctcttttttctgtctcatttggGATAGGTTGGTTTGCTTTAGTAAGACTTTCACACCCAAGTTAGAACGCTGGCAATGGTTTAGCAGTTGTAGCATGAAACTTCTGTGTAGGGTAAGGACTTTTTGCAGTGTTGGGTGGAGGGAAGCTGTGGGGGTGGTGAGCTAGACTAAAACAAGCAGCAAATCTTACAGAAGgtttctgcaaaaaatatttagcttgcATAGATAATACTGATTAGGCATGTGAAGACATGGTTCTTGACTAAGGTATCCATGCCAGTAGACTTCTGTGTACATAGACTTAGAACAACTGCACTTTTGTTGTTGTAGCTTGTTTGGCTCATAAGGGAAATGCTTAATTTGCTTGTATGAAAACATGTTCGCTGACATAGAAACCTACACCTGGTACAGATATGCTAGTACAGTAGTCCACTTGGGTGTGATCTATGGAAGGGTATGCATGTGAGTTCCTTGCAGAATACAATGTACAACTAGTTTCTGGAAGCAGGAAATGTCAGCAAAACATAAACCTGATTATTTGCAGAATACTCATGAATCCACAAAATTAAACACAgacaccccccacacacccctgcaaaaaaaaagtatgaatgACCAGTGTATAGGAAGTATTTCCTGGTCAGCTATAAAAATTCCTAGCCATGGAATATCAGTGCAGAAGATTGATTGGATTATAACCACAGAAAGTTCATTACTTGCACATGTAGATAATACACTGAAGGAATATTAGCCTACTTACTTAAATTCCACCTGCCTGTTGCACTTTGCTCCACAGAC containing:
- the OGN gene encoding mimecan; the protein is MKALQTIFFLFVFAPLVNSAPPIQQESLHFYEYDTDVTMGSLIQQDYEMQSKDIRKDGTNVSLDTALSLQGDDSERNVPPTKDTNLPTCLLCVCLSGSVYCEEIDIEAVPPLPKETAYLYARFNKIKRIAVSDFADITTLRRIDFSGNRIEEIEDGAFSKLLLLEELSLAENRLLKLPVLPPKLTTFNANQNRIKSRGIKANAFKRLTNLAYLYLGHNALESVPLNLPESLRILHLQYNNITTITDDTFCKSNNTRYIRTSMDEIRMEGNPILLAKHVNAFSCLRTLPVGTYY